From Salmo salar chromosome ssa09, Ssal_v3.1, whole genome shotgun sequence:
TGCAGATGGAGGGCAGTAGAGTACAGAGTTGATGGGAAGAGCACCGTCTGGTGATAAGAGTCCTTTACTCCCACGGTGCAGAGAAACAGAAGAAAGTCACAttgaaaaaaaattacaaataaataaaagatgaaaCAATGAGCTACagccaagtctctctctctctctcaggggcctTAGAACTCAGTTTGGAATGCTCAAGCTATGAGTGAAGAATGGAGCCCATGGCAGCCCTTAGAGGATGAAGAGTTTTGAGAAGACTCATGGCATCCCTTAGAGGATGAAGAGGTTGTAGAAGACTCATGGCAGCCCTTAGAGGATGAAGAGTTATGGCAGCAAGAAGTGGATGAAGATGGGAAAGAGGAGAGTCAGAGTCAAGTCAGGCTGTCGTTACCATTCTCCAGGTTCTCATTGCTCTCATAACAGCCAGAGTCTCGTGGGGAGTCCCCCAGTAGGCCGCTACGGTCCAGTAACAGCTTCTCCTGAGAACCCCCTGACTGGCCGCTACGGTCCTGGTTGCTGCTACCTGTAGGATACAACACCCCCAGCAGAAGGACATCTGTCATACAACAAATTGTGTTTGTGGGGgtatgtgtaggggtgtgtgtgggtgtgtgtactaaccgtcaTACTCCTGAATTAGCTCCACAGCGGTGAGCAGCACAGCTCTGTGTTGAGGGTCTCTGATGTTGAGCTCATCTAGATCCTCCTCTTCTAGAAGCTTCAAGGTGTCCAGGTCCTCATAGCCGTTAAACAGGAAGGTAGGCAGGTGCTCCTGGGGGAGGGGTGAGAAGGACAGAGGGGTGACAAGGTAGGCATTTGGTCAGGTAGCCAACTTAAACTTAAAATAAACATCCAAAGGAGGAGGATCTTAACAGCATTCAAGTGTGAGCGTCTGTATATACATAGTCTAGTGCAAGTCGTCACTGTGAGTTagtctagaccagtggttccccaactttttatagtcccgtacctcttcaaacattcaacctccagctgcgtaccccctctagcagcagggtcagcgcactctcaaatgttgttttttgccatcattgtaagcctgccacacacacactatttattCAACATAAGAAGGAGagtgagtttgtcacaacccggctcgtgggttttgacaaagagctcttataggaccagggcacaaataataataatcaataattttgctctttatttaaccatcttacatataaaaccttatttgttcatcgaaaactgtgaataactcaccacaggttaatgagaagggtgtccTTGAAAGGATGCATACaagtctgcaatgttgggttgtattggagagtctcaaataattttccacacccggtctgtgcctgtatttagttttcatgctagtgagggctgagaatccactctcacataggtacgtggttgcgaAGGGCGTCAgcgtcttaacagcgcgatttgccaaggcaggatactctgagcgcagcccaatccagaaatctagcagtggcttctgattaaattacattttcacagaaccgcttgttgcaatttcgatgaagctctcttgttcagatattggtaagtgaCTGGAGGCAGGgtatgaaagggataacaaatccagttgtttgtgtgatccgtttcgggaaagtacctgcgtaattgcgcacccaactcactcaggtgctttgttatatcacatttgacattgtccgtaatcTTGAGTTAATTTGCAGAAAATAAATCATgtaatgatggaaagacctgtgtgttgtccttgttaatgcagacagaaaagagctccaacttcttaatcatagcctcaattttgtcccacacattgaatatacagtgggggaaaaaagtatttgatcccctgctgattttgtacgtttgcccactgacaaagaaaggatcagtctataattttcatggtaggtttatttgaacagtgagagacagaataacaacaagaatATCCAGAaaagttataaattgatttgcattttattaagggaaataagtatttgaccccctctcaatcagaaagatttctggctcccaggtgtcttttatacaggtaacgagctgagattaggagcacactcttaaagggagtgctcctaaccgcagcttgttacctgtaaaaaaagacacctgtccacagaagcaatcaatcaatcaatcagattccaaactctccaccatggccaagaccaaagagctctccaaggatgtcagggacaagattgtagacctacacaaggctggaatgggctacaagaccatcgccaagcagcttggtgagaaggtgacaacatttagtgcgattattcgcaaatggacgaaacacaaaagaactgtcaatatccctcggcctggggctccatgcaagatctcacctcgtggagttgcaatgatcatgagaaaggtgaggaatcagcccagaactacacgggaggatcttgtcaatgatctcaaggcagctgggaccatagtcaccaagaaaacaattggtaacacactacgccgtgaaggactgaaatcctgcagcgcctgcaaggtccccctgctcaagaatacatgcccgtctgaagtttgccaatgaacatctgaatgactcataggacaactggtgaaagtgttgtggtcagatgagaccaaaatggaggtctttgacatcaactcgccgtgtttggaggaggaggaatgccacctatgaccccaagaacaccatctccaccgtcaaacatggaggtggaaacattatgctttgagggtgtttttctgctaaggggacaggacaacttcaccgcatcaaaggacggggccatgtaccatcaaatcttgggtgagaacctccttccctcagccagggcattgaaaatgggtcgtggatgggtattccaacatgacaatgacccaaaacacatggccaaggcaacaaaggagtggctcaagaagaagcacattaaggtcctggagtggtctagccagtctccagaccttaatcccatagaaaatctgtggagggagctgaaggttcgagttgccaaacgtcagcctcgaaacattaatgacttggagaagatctgcaaagaggagtgggacaaaatccctcctgagatgtgtgcaaacctggtggccaacatgAGTAGCAGctatgtttggctacatacggacagttagtggaattcccgcgagagagtaacggttaatgtgattggatgttaattatttgactaggctacctgttttgacatcgtgttgttatttcgctgaacactagatggtttaattttatttttggcagtgaaacaaggctaTATATAATTGTTTTTAATTAAGAGTGAATTACATTTTGATTTGGCatcccccgacggcattgcgcataCCCCAGTTTCTGAATACCTGTACTACTAGTCATGACTATGAGTTAGTCTAGTACTAGTCATGACTATGAGTTGGTCTAGTAGAAGTAAAGTCATTACTTTGAGGTTGATGCGCTCCAGGAGTTCCTCTACAGAGGTGGGTTTGGGCTGCCCTCCCTTCCTCCTACGTCGGGGGTGTTTAGGTTTGTCTTCGTCTTCAGCCAGAACGTCCACGTAGATGAACTTAAACGTCCCCACCTTATTGTTCAGCAGGCCCATCCACGTCCCCATTGGAGGCTTGCTGATGATGTCAATGACATCACCTCTCTGCAAATCAGGAACAGTCACTGTGATTCGTTCGTttggataatgtgtgtgtgtgtacgtgcatgcgtgcgtgcattTTACCTTCAGTTTGAGAGAGTCAGTGTCGTAGGGGCTGGGGGTGGAGTCCGTGTGCACCATGGCTCGACCACAGAAGGGTCCTCTGTAGGGAggctcatcctcctctccatcctcagaCTTCACACTCCCTCTGTTGCTGTTGGAGGAGTCGGTGGTGCCCACCGTATGACCACCTGTAAACAATAAAAGATGAGGAGCCATTAAAATGATCTCTAAACCACATTGAGATCTAATGTAAATGAACATACATGTTGGAATGGGGCTAGAGTTTTCTGTTCTGCCTGCTGGTCACTGTAAATAACAGTTTCACTTTGGAATATAGGACATATAAGACAAATGTGGACACAACACAGACCCATGCCCCCCCTTCCCCCACACAGACCCATCCCCCCCACCCCACTAGACCCATCCCCCACTCTGACCCATCCCCCCCACACTcaacacagccccccccccaaacacacacacaggacttacTTATGGAGCTCTGTCCGCTGAGGGAGCTCCTCAGGCTCTCCACTGACCCTCCAGCCTTCAGCTTGGGTTTCTCCAGGGAGTCTGTGTCTGTGAGGCTGTGGGGGGACTGGGGCCCTCTGGAAATACCGTCTGGGCTTGACTAGGGGGGTACAGAGACATGGTTATTACATGTTTACTAAATATTTAGTCCAGCTTAATCTCTTGATGATCATCATGAACCAAGTCTAATGAATTGCCACCAGGGACACTAGCTAGAGAGTAGGTACGGTTTGACCACTGGAGCATTTAGCATACATAGATAATTGAATTGCATGGAGTCTGACATACCTGCTCGGGGAGAGAGCAGTGGTATCTCTTGGAGATGTGCTTTCTCATGGTCTCTTTTACCGACTTCACTTTCTTGCCCAAAGAGATTTGAGGGTTTGTCGGTGGAGACTTGACTACATCTTTCACACTGGCATCCCCATCTTTAATCTAAAGTTAGTATGCAGTGTGGGGAGACAGAAAAGCTTCATGAAACGAAGGTACTGAAAAACAAAAAATCCCAATTCAATGAATCAAATGAATATTAAACTACTTACAGTGAGGTCAGGGTCACTGTTGACCATATGCAGGGACCGGTTGGTCAGATCAAATCCGCCAAAGCTACAGGTTCTCTGAAACAAAGGATGAAATCAATAAAATCACCTTATAAATATCACTTTCAAATGATAGACATATTGACAGGTTCATCAATCAAACATATAGGACTTTGTGGTTCTGTGTGAAGATAGTTTGGGACTGAGTGAACATCCAACcgctcctagcctggtcccagatgctAACTCAATTGCTGTCATTGTTGAGCCAAACATTAATTTCAATAAGGAGTTGGCAAGGGAGCAGAACTAGACTAGTACCCAGGCTAGACTGGCCATGACTAAAGCTGTAGACTACACAGTCCACACACAAAGGctgcgtcccaaacggcaccctattccctatatagtgcactactattgacggTCGCCATTTCCAAAGCAGCCAAAGACTACTCACGCCATGGTAGCTGAGTGGGCTGAGTACTCTCCTGATCTCACCATCCGTGACCGACCGGGCCATCCTAGGTCCATCCCCTCTACCACCAACCTCTATCTCTGACATGGAGGAACCAGTACCGCCGGCCCCCGTCGCTCTCCCCTCCCCGCTGGGGCCAGTGTCCGGGTTGCTCCCTGGGCTACAGGCTGGGCTACAGGCCGGGCTGGAGCTCCTGGGGCTGGATCCTCCTATACCGGGTACAGGGAGAGAACGTGCTCAACTCTTATCCTCTTGCTTATACAAATGTAGTGTGTTTAAAACCCGACAAAAATAGATcacatcaaaaaaaaaaaaaaaaaaaacatccagcACTGGGATATAAGTAGCAATTAAAAGCTTAGTTTTAATAATCTCATAGCAACACCACGTTTTACTATAAAGGGTCATTTTCCTGAAGAAAAATTGTGTGACTTGCTTCACCTGTCTTACTGAAGGCTCTGAACAGCCGCTGGCTGGTGCTGGAGACTGTATCcagactgtgggtgtgtgtggcacTGCTGCAGGTGtccaggaggagggggaggtggtcagGTTGTCGGAGTCTTGAAGGTCATAGGTCAGCTGGTTGTGCAGGGAGGAGGCCAGGGAGTCAACGTGGTGACACCCCCCAGACCCAGGCTGCTTCTTCTGAACCCCAGAGTACAGGGGCAGAGAGGACATGGCATCACCCAGGATAGGCCCGTCCATGCTCAGAGAttctgggagagacaggggaggtggCAGGAGTAGTAAGGACAGGTTTGTGGCAGAGTCAGGGAATGTCAAGACAATGCGATGTGTAATGGATGACAACTCAACTTGGATTAGAAGTAGTTTATTTTTCACACCAAGTGACCAACAAAACGGTTTGTTTGGTATAAACTACAGACTATGTAAAGGCATCACATCTACGACCTAATGGGACTTGTCCCAATCACATCTCATGAATGATGTTTTTCTAAATTGtttgacaatttttttgttgttgctttaaaGCGCTTTGAGATTCTTTATGTAATGAATAGCACTGTAGTTTAATAAATGAAAGACTACTGCAGACTACTGCAGTGACCCGTCTCACCCTCAGACCCAGGGTTCTTGGACTCGTCGATCCTGATGAGCTTCTTGCGCACCCTGCGACTGGAGGTGACCAGCTTATGGAGCCGTCTGAACGTTCCAGACTGCTCCTGTTCACCATCTGACTGCTCACACAACTGCTGAAGAAGAGAGACGAACCAGGTTAGAAGGCCAGCAGTGGAAGGAGAGTAGACCCAGGTAGAGGGGGCAGGGATCCAGTTAGAGGTAGAGGGGCGGGGATCCAGTTAGAGGTAGAGGGGGCGGGGATCCAGTTAGAGGTAGAGGGGACGGGGATCCAGTTAGAGGTAGAGGGGGCGGGGATCCAGTTAGAGGTAGAGGGGACGGGGATCCAGTTAGAGGTAGAGGGGGCGGGGATCCACTTAGAGGTAGAGGGGGCGGGGATCCAGTTAGAGGTAGAGGGGGCGGGTGATAATAGGAGTCAGTAGTTCTCAAGCCTTAGAACTAGTGAAATGAAACCTGTGAAAATAATGTTTATTTGGCTTGCTTATAAGTGAAGTTTGTATAAGTACAATTTACgcctctgctactctctgttcatcatatatgcatagtcactttaacgatacctacatgtacatactacctcaatcagcctgactaacaggtgtctgtatatagccttgctactcttattttcaaatgtctttttactgttgttttatttatttctttacttacctacacacacacacacaccttttttttctgcaccattggttagagcctgtaagcaagcatttcactgtaaggtctacacatgttgtattcggcgcacgtgacaaataaactgatTAAACTTTTGATTTGAATTGTTCACCCTTTCTGGGAAATGCACAATAAaaagttttatttaactaggcaggtcagttaagaacaaattcttatttacaatgacggcctaggaacagtgggttaactgccttgttcaggggcagaacgacagatttttaccttgtcagctcagggatttgatctagcaaaatgttggttactggcccaacgctctaaccactaggtaaaCCTACCTAACTATATTATTGTTGAGGTAGAGACCACATGCAGCATATGAGCTCAATATAAGTACTGATGGGTCAAACCAGAGTGTAGACTTGCAGTCGATGTAAATGCACTGGTCAGGCACTGACTAAGAGTTGTGCGCGAGAAAACGAAAGGTTTGGAAACTGGAATTTCCCATCTAAATTAATACATGTCAGAGTAGGCCACAGCAGATAGGATTGGATCAACAGTTTATGTAccacaccacagctataagatcaGAAGCTTTTCCACATCTGTCTTTTTACATGCTCATGATGACGTGTGCTACAGCTAGCCATAGAGTTAGTGAGAAAGAAACCATATGTAAAAGCTACAGCTAGTCATAGAGTTAGTGAGAAAGAAACCATATGTAAAAGCTATAGCTAGCCATAGAGTTAGTGAGAAAGAAACCATATGTAAAAGCTACAGCTAACCATAGTTAGTGAGAAAGAAACCATATGTAAAAGCTACAGCTAGCCATAGTTAGTGAGAAAGAAACCATATGTAAAAGCTACAGCTAGCCATAGTTAGTGAGAAAGAAACCATATGTAAAAGCTACAGCTAACCATAGTTAGTGAGAAAGAAACCATATGTAAAAGCTACAGCTAACCATAGTTAATGAGAAAGAAACCATATGTAAAAGCTACAGCTAACCATAGTTAGTGAGAAAGAAAGCATATGTGAAAGCTACAGCTAGCCATAGTTAGTGAGAAAGAAAGCATATGTGAAAGCTACAGCTAACCATAGTTAGTGAGAAAGAAACCATATGTAAAAGCTACAGCTAACCATAGTTAGTGAGAAAGAAACCATATGTAAAAGCTACAGCTAGCCATAGTTAGTGAGAAAGAAAACATATGTAAAAGCTACAGCTAGCCATAGTTAGTGAGAAAGAAAGCATATGTGAAAGCTACAGCTAGCCATAGTTAGTGAGAAAGAAAGCATATGTGAAAGCTACAGCTAGCCATAGTTAGTGAGAAAGAAAGCATATGTGAAAGCTACAATTGTGGACCAGAGGAGAAATAGAAACCATAGTTATGATTTCTTAAAATATAGCCAAGCAGACATCTGACCACGAGCGCTCATCTTGTAATCTTGTCACAGCAGAGCGAGACTCTGGATCTTGGTGAGCTGTGAGTATTTAATGTCCACCTCA
This genomic window contains:
- the LOC106611319 gene encoding LOW QUALITY PROTEIN: SAM and SH3 domain-containing protein 1 (The sequence of the model RefSeq protein was modified relative to this genomic sequence to represent the inferred CDS: deleted 2 bases in 1 codon; substituted 1 base at 1 genomic stop codon); its protein translation is MMRTGPGLVYEWLQNLKLPQYLEGFVDNGYDDLEVCKQIGDPDLDAIGVHVQHHRQKLLDAVKRLREQEKEKVLGLYFTLEPLYPSSCRPSLGTNIMHITECEHDLQGSRSWTEPNQEEVGIGAHQRFHQESCPKNNNLSFTDCKELVTYPKLKLKLLIRDKLVKDGIDLSELPYTHKDGSLGTFEDLAQEYSDYYSASLSDVQDRMEEIRKRKVVQDAQSEMEKVDLVPTSLQLRAQIQESLGLSCSNAASTPETERRLAMHKSSDDGSGGKCDEKRQKNKSFWQNFRKSQKGVMRQNSKGGEDIGFVASDITMSDEERIQLMMMVKEKMISVEEALARLKEFETQSRQTCSTDLTEWSDAPSSTLNESSTSPSNQLCEQSDGEQEQSGTFRRLHKLVTSSRRVRKKLIRIDESKNPGSEESLSMDGPILGDAMSSLPLYSGVQKKQPGSGGCHHVDSLASSLHNQLTYDLQDSDNLTTSPSSWTPAAVPHTPTVWIQSPAPASGCSEPSVRQEDPAPGAPARPVAQPVAQGATRTLAPAGRGERRGPAVLVPPCQRXVGGRGDGPRMARSVTDGEIRRVLSPLSYHGRTCSFGGFDLTNRSLHMVNSDPDLTIKDGDASVKDVVKSPPTNPQISLGKKVKSVKETMRKHISKRYHCSLPEQSSPDGISRGPQSPHSLTDTDSLEKPKLKAGGSVESLRSSLSGQSSISGHTVGTTDSSNSNRGSVKSEDGEEDEPPYRGPFCGRAMVHTDSTPSPYDTDSLKLKRGDVIDIISKPPMGTWMGLLNNKVGTFKFIYVDVLAEDEDKPKHPRRRRKGGQPKPTSVEELLERINLKEHLPTFLFNGYEDLDTLKLLEEEDLDELNIRDPQHRAVLLTAVELIQEYDGSSNQDRSGQSGGSQEKLLLDRSGLLGDSPRDSGCYESNENLENGGRGKKTSSMSRSSSGFESSHLPSPENPSLPFNLPLTHPSKTTLQTRSEKQASTLPSLIIPMTSYNLRPEQGQSHHRDTYIATLLLRSWSCEELWLGGRPSPTALGLLRPCLSLGSFTQN